The Oligoflexus sp. genome has a segment encoding these proteins:
- a CDS encoding response regulator produces MVTNNKSQGMVHEPKTHAPLADGTQHNPKILLIDDDPVFIAVMKRWAMMEKVQLESYVSLDEMGFIGLFSNYDVAILDYDLGYTTGIEIARCTDALLHHMPIVIVSAKDRSQECADAPTCVKAVLQKSKGYSHILNVATNLCRSNSENRLRELRRMVN; encoded by the coding sequence ATGGTAACAAATAACAAAAGCCAAGGAATGGTTCACGAACCAAAAACGCATGCACCTCTTGCTGATGGAACCCAACATAATCCCAAGATCCTCCTGATCGACGATGATCCCGTTTTCATCGCCGTCATGAAGCGTTGGGCCATGATGGAAAAAGTTCAGCTGGAGTCTTATGTGAGCCTCGACGAGATGGGCTTCATCGGACTCTTCTCGAATTACGATGTCGCCATACTCGACTATGATCTGGGCTACACCACAGGCATCGAAATTGCACGCTGCACGGATGCGCTCTTGCATCACATGCCGATTGTGATCGTAAGCGCGAAAGATCGAAGCCAGGAGTGTGCGGATGCCCCGACGTGTGTGAAAGCGGTTCTGCAAAAATCGAAAGGCTATAGCCATATCCTCAATGTGGCCACGAATCTATGTCGCTCGAATTCGGAAAACCGATTGCGCGAATTGCGTCGTATGGTCAATTAA
- the ffh gene encoding signal recognition particle protein translates to MLDVLSEGFKEAKLKLKGKAVLNESNVKEAIDAIRKSLLEADVEYSVTKNFLQRVQEKALGQEVALRAGKGDSRMAVSPADHFVMICKEELEQLMGPVNAELTMAVNRPTIIMMVGLQGSGKTTSTGKLAKYLVTKQKKKPLLVAADIYRPAAVQQLKVLGERIGVPVFHKEGADPVTICKEAMQKAFDLGCDVVLFDTAGRLTIDSALMQELADIQSATKPDNVLLVCDAMMGQDAVTTAKSFDERLSLSGVIMTKLDGDARGGAALSIKEVTGKPIKFLGMGEDLDRLEEFRPEGLASRILGLGDIVGLMQDFQKVAEDDQEAQAMKLLQGQFSYIDFYKQIEMIQKMGSLKDLIAKMPMQDMIPKGANIDDRELTKVKAMIDSMTKRERIGQDNLDRPRMSRIAKGSGRPVKEVEELHKRFTAMRKMMGMLGKNMGGLLGKIPGMGTLNQMNSMRKAASQMGQMPGGLGGLGDMGGMFGDAGSKPKPAFDRDKQKKMRKAAKDARKKNRK, encoded by the coding sequence ATGCTTGATGTTCTCAGCGAAGGCTTTAAAGAAGCCAAACTGAAGCTTAAAGGCAAAGCCGTTCTGAACGAATCGAATGTGAAAGAAGCGATCGACGCGATTCGGAAGAGTTTGCTCGAAGCCGACGTTGAATATTCGGTGACCAAAAACTTCCTGCAACGCGTCCAGGAAAAAGCCTTGGGCCAGGAAGTAGCGCTGCGTGCGGGCAAAGGCGACAGCCGCATGGCCGTCTCACCAGCCGATCACTTCGTGATGATCTGTAAAGAGGAGCTGGAGCAGCTCATGGGCCCGGTGAACGCCGAGCTGACGATGGCTGTGAACCGCCCGACTATCATCATGATGGTGGGTCTGCAGGGTTCTGGTAAAACGACCAGCACGGGCAAGCTCGCCAAGTATCTTGTGACCAAACAGAAAAAGAAACCGCTTCTGGTCGCGGCCGACATCTATCGTCCCGCCGCCGTCCAGCAGCTTAAAGTCCTGGGTGAACGCATCGGCGTCCCCGTGTTCCATAAGGAAGGTGCCGATCCCGTCACCATCTGTAAGGAAGCGATGCAGAAAGCCTTCGACCTTGGCTGCGATGTCGTCCTTTTCGATACCGCCGGTCGTTTGACGATTGACTCCGCTTTGATGCAGGAGCTGGCGGATATTCAGAGCGCCACGAAGCCTGACAACGTCCTGCTCGTCTGCGATGCGATGATGGGCCAGGACGCTGTGACGACCGCCAAGTCCTTTGATGAACGCCTGAGTTTGAGCGGCGTGATCATGACCAAGCTTGATGGCGATGCCCGCGGTGGTGCGGCGCTCAGCATCAAGGAAGTGACTGGCAAGCCCATTAAATTCCTGGGTATGGGCGAAGATCTGGACCGGCTCGAAGAGTTCCGTCCCGAAGGCCTCGCGAGCCGCATCCTGGGCCTCGGTGATATCGTCGGCCTGATGCAGGATTTCCAGAAAGTGGCGGAAGACGACCAGGAAGCGCAGGCCATGAAGCTGCTCCAGGGTCAGTTCAGCTATATCGACTTTTATAAGCAGATCGAGATGATCCAAAAGATGGGATCGCTCAAGGATCTGATCGCCAAGATGCCGATGCAGGACATGATACCCAAGGGCGCGAACATCGACGATCGCGAGCTGACCAAGGTCAAGGCGATGATCGATTCGATGACCAAGCGCGAACGCATTGGTCAGGACAACCTCGACCGTCCGCGCATGTCCCGTATCGCCAAAGGTTCCGGCCGTCCTGTGAAGGAAGTCGAGGAGCTGCACAAGCGCTTCACCGCCATGCGGAAGATGATGGGCATGCTCGGCAAGAACATGGGCGGCCTGCTGGGAAAGATCCCCGGTATGGGCACGCTCAACCAGATGAACAGCATGCGCAAGGCCGCTTCGCAGATGGGCCAGATGCCCGGCGGCCTGGGTGGGCTTGGGGATATGGGCGGCATGTTCGGCGACGCCGGCAGCAAGCCCAAACCTGCATTTGATCGCGATAAACAAAAGAAGATGCGGAAGGCCGCGAAAGACGCGCGCAAGAAAAACCGCAAATAA
- a CDS encoding NAD(P)H-dependent oxidoreductase, with protein MKITILNGSSRKQSQSGKIARFIDANLRAKAGVSTYYLSLENNPLPLWDESIWEDAPTWKIWNPIKAELQSSDAFVFVVPEWSGMVPPAVKNFFLLCSHQELGHKPALIVAVSSSRGGAYPVNELRISSYKNTRLLYLPEHFIIRDVEKMFNGETPASEDDKYLRLRLDYCLNLLQAYGKCMKEIRSSGVIDHKTFPNGM; from the coding sequence TTGAAAATTACCATCCTCAACGGCAGTTCCCGCAAGCAATCCCAAAGTGGAAAGATCGCGCGTTTTATTGATGCGAACCTGCGAGCCAAGGCGGGAGTGTCGACCTATTATCTGAGCCTGGAAAATAATCCCTTGCCGCTGTGGGATGAAAGCATCTGGGAGGATGCCCCCACTTGGAAAATCTGGAATCCCATCAAAGCCGAACTGCAGAGCAGCGATGCCTTTGTCTTCGTCGTTCCCGAATGGAGCGGCATGGTTCCCCCGGCCGTGAAAAACTTCTTTTTGCTCTGCTCGCATCAGGAGCTCGGTCACAAACCGGCCCTGATCGTCGCGGTCAGCAGCTCGCGCGGCGGCGCCTATCCCGTGAATGAACTCCGCATTTCATCCTATAAAAACACGCGCCTGCTTTATCTGCCGGAGCATTTCATCATTCGTGATGTCGAGAAGATGTTCAATGGCGAAACGCCCGCGAGCGAGGATGATAAATATCTGCGCCTGCGCCTCGATTATTGCCTGAATCTCCTTCAGGCTTACGGCAAGTGCATGAAGGAGATTCGATCGAGCGGAGTCATTGATCACAAAACTTTTCCGAACGGCATGTGA
- a CDS encoding ATP-binding response regulator: MKTSADHAVSQEVAEERKHAESMILVLVWLLLEFGQQQSGPTMPLWKGSFTFFLAWLFLTTRSTSVLRWLGLPIVSFLVWFPTSISSALIQATVLGGLFLLFSRWHGRDWKLNTRSIMKALGLTLLLSVLRVGLNQILLLEYPLVTSDVSHLLWNGLPAVVLHATDLLATIPFYIMCLIPLLLVPFHADQEKVADGPVRAVFSWKGAALGGMVLVFWGLKLAHQPIPFSSPWLWIVGLLLASWAGMRGVVTAIYGAYIMNFVEFRDAQDLYNRVWQLMGLAALTTGFAQLSLREKIRIKNENTQLENQRKNLQEKLFAEERQHQMLKARVDSSQRLVLRSIQELHAHLTPVVLSSKLLSQQENAETEGIVRILQSSADKQMQVLQSLQDAIQMPGQGMQGPAERVVLENLFNQLLPNISEVAAARSVTVTLGNIASQVAVQSWPFALQESMEHLLRHLILFGDPESQILIRVYAQPQKVHLQFRHSNYTNRQGVLAGLVDGNLMSKEALALAVNFDVGLYTACRLLESMGGQLSIFEKAAQHHLTFAIQLPAAQEEDVMVEAAAPAPAPVPDEVEVEEELPKPQLVAIDGRLPPRRLLLVEDDKMTQELLQSILKNTGIEVRSHGNAQEAYESFCSFRPDVVIADLGLPDSNGFELMKRLRSVAKYDFYAIAFSANNHRNVLKTALSAGFDSFLPKPLAIHDLCRALRIA; this comes from the coding sequence GTGAAAACGTCAGCCGATCATGCGGTTAGCCAGGAAGTGGCCGAGGAGCGCAAGCACGCCGAGTCCATGATTCTTGTGCTCGTATGGTTGCTTTTGGAATTCGGACAGCAGCAAAGTGGACCGACCATGCCCCTTTGGAAGGGATCCTTTACCTTCTTCCTGGCCTGGCTGTTCCTGACCACCCGTTCCACATCCGTCCTTCGTTGGCTTGGGTTGCCTATTGTTTCGTTCCTGGTGTGGTTTCCAACATCCATCAGCAGCGCTTTGATCCAGGCCACAGTGCTGGGGGGACTCTTCCTGCTCTTCAGCCGCTGGCATGGTCGCGATTGGAAGCTCAATACCCGCAGCATTATGAAGGCCCTGGGCCTGACCCTGCTCCTGAGCGTTTTGCGCGTGGGTTTGAATCAGATCCTTCTGCTCGAATATCCGCTCGTGACTTCGGATGTATCTCATCTCTTGTGGAACGGACTGCCAGCTGTGGTATTGCACGCCACGGATCTCTTGGCCACGATCCCGTTTTATATCATGTGTCTGATTCCCCTTCTGCTCGTGCCGTTTCATGCTGATCAGGAAAAAGTCGCGGATGGCCCTGTGCGCGCAGTCTTTTCCTGGAAAGGCGCTGCTCTCGGCGGCATGGTCCTGGTTTTTTGGGGCCTTAAGCTGGCTCACCAGCCAATTCCATTTTCTTCACCCTGGCTGTGGATCGTCGGGCTCCTTTTGGCGAGTTGGGCGGGCATGCGCGGTGTGGTGACCGCAATCTATGGCGCTTACATCATGAACTTCGTGGAATTCCGCGATGCCCAGGACCTTTACAACCGGGTCTGGCAACTCATGGGCCTTGCGGCTCTGACGACAGGCTTCGCGCAGCTCTCGCTGCGGGAAAAGATAAGGATCAAAAACGAGAACACCCAGCTCGAAAATCAGCGCAAGAATCTGCAGGAAAAACTTTTCGCCGAAGAGCGGCAGCATCAGATGCTGAAAGCGCGCGTGGATTCGAGTCAAAGATTGGTGCTGCGTTCGATTCAGGAGCTGCACGCGCACCTTACGCCGGTCGTGCTTTCATCCAAGCTCCTCAGCCAGCAGGAGAACGCCGAGACGGAAGGCATCGTGCGCATTCTGCAAAGCTCGGCGGACAAGCAGATGCAGGTGCTGCAAAGCCTTCAGGATGCGATTCAGATGCCGGGTCAGGGCATGCAGGGGCCGGCCGAAAGAGTCGTTCTGGAAAATCTTTTCAATCAGCTGCTACCGAATATTTCCGAGGTGGCTGCAGCCCGTTCTGTAACGGTGACACTCGGCAATATCGCGTCCCAGGTCGCGGTGCAGAGCTGGCCTTTCGCGCTGCAGGAATCCATGGAGCATCTTCTGCGGCATCTGATTCTTTTTGGTGACCCTGAATCCCAGATCCTGATTCGGGTTTACGCACAGCCGCAAAAAGTTCATCTGCAGTTCCGTCATTCCAATTACACCAACCGCCAGGGGGTCCTTGCTGGATTGGTGGATGGGAATTTGATGTCGAAGGAAGCTCTGGCTTTGGCGGTGAACTTTGATGTCGGTCTTTATACGGCCTGCCGCCTTCTCGAGAGCATGGGCGGTCAGCTGTCCATTTTTGAAAAAGCCGCCCAGCATCATCTGACCTTTGCCATTCAGCTGCCGGCCGCACAGGAAGAGGACGTGATGGTCGAGGCCGCGGCTCCTGCCCCAGCGCCGGTGCCGGACGAGGTGGAAGTCGAAGAGGAACTGCCCAAGCCGCAGCTGGTGGCGATCGACGGACGTCTGCCGCCGCGTCGCCTGCTTTTGGTTGAAGATGATAAGATGACCCAGGAACTCCTGCAGTCGATATTGAAAAATACCGGCATCGAGGTCAGGTCGCACGGCAATGCGCAGGAAGCCTATGAATCCTTCTGCAGCTTCCGGCCCGATGTCGTGATCGCCGATCTTGGGCTGCCGGATTCCAACGGTTTTGAGCTGATGAAGCGCCTGCGCAGCGTGGCGAAGTATGATTTCTATGCCATCGCCTTTTCCGCGAACAACCACCGCAACGTGCTCAAAACCGCTCTATCTGCAGGCTTTGATTCCTTCCTGCCGAAGCCTTTGGCCATCCATGACCTTTGCCGGGCTCTCAGGATCGCGTGA